One window from the genome of Cucumis melo cultivar AY chromosome 12, USDA_Cmelo_AY_1.0, whole genome shotgun sequence encodes:
- the LOC127144498 gene encoding trihelix transcription factor ENAP1-like isoform X1 has product MGDLTDSLTPSSANSRQVPIREDCWSEDATSTLIDAWGRRFLELNRGNLRQKDWQDVADSVNSLHGLTKKTHRTDVQCKNRIDTVKKKYKTERARVSASHGNFVSSWPFYARLDELIGPTVSMKKPSSPPLALPLPFRKTPPPSAAASSAVVAVSQKRSAAAMDHVSFRRNYSAMAAAAAAVALSEEEEDEEEEEEEEERVSDDEEAEGEGMSRLARAIKRFGEVYERVEAEKVRQMVELEKQRMQFAKDLELQRMHMFMETQVQLERIKRGKKSTPSEYVCLGKCFHLFSCF; this is encoded by the exons ATGGGTGATCTAACCGATTCTCTCACCCCTTCCTCTGCTAACTCTCGCCAAGTTCCCATTCGCGAGGATTGTTGGAGCGAGGACGCTACTTCCACTCTCATCGACGCTTGGGGTCGCCGTTTTCTCGAGCTTAATCGTGGAAATCTCCGTCAGAAGGACTGGCAAGACGTTGCCGATTCTGTTAACTCTCTCCATGGTCTTACCAAGAAGACCCATCGCACCGATGTTCAGTGTAAGAACCGGATCGATACCGTTAAGAAGAAGTACAAGACCGAGAGGGCTAGGGTTTCTGCTTCCCATGGAAATTTCGTTTCCTCTTGGCCTTTTTATGCTCGTCTTGATGAACTCATTGGCCCTACTGTTTCCATGAAGAAACCCTCTTCTCCTCCTTTGGCTCTTCCTTTGCCCTTCCGTAAGACGCCTCCTCCTTCCGCTGCTGCTTCTTCTGCTGTTGTCGCTGTCTCTCAGAAGCGGTCTGCTGCTGCGATGGATCATGTGTCATTTCGGAGGAATTACTCGGCTATGGCGGCTGCTGCTGCTGCGGTTGCATTGtcggaggaggaggaggatgaagaggaggaggaggaggaggaggagagagTGAGCGACGATGAAGAGGCGGAAGGGGAGGGTATGAGTAGGTTGGCAAGAGCGATTAAAAGGTTTGGGGAGGTGTATGAAAGAGTGGAGGCTGAGAAAGTGCGACAAATGGTGGAATTGGAGAAGCAGAGGATGCAATTTGCTAAGGATTTGGAGCTGCAGCGGATGCATATGTTCATGGAAACCCAGGTTCAGCTCGAGAGGATTAAGCGAGGGAAGAAATCAACTCCCAGTG AATATGTGTGCCTTGGAAAgtgttttcatttattttcGTGCTTTTAA
- the LOC127144498 gene encoding trihelix transcription factor ENAP1-like isoform X2 → MGDLTDSLTPSSANSRQVPIREDCWSEDATSTLIDAWGRRFLELNRGNLRQKDWQDVADSVNSLHGLTKKTHRTDVQCKNRIDTVKKKYKTERARVSASHGNFVSSWPFYARLDELIGPTVSMKKPSSPPLALPLPFRKTPPPSAAASSAVVAVSQKRSAAAMDHVSFRRNYSAMAAAAAAVALSEEEEDEEEEEEEEERVSDDEEAEGEGMSRLARAIKRFGEVYERVEAEKVRQMVELEKQRMQFAKDLELQRMHMFMETQVQLERIKRGKKSTPSDM, encoded by the exons ATGGGTGATCTAACCGATTCTCTCACCCCTTCCTCTGCTAACTCTCGCCAAGTTCCCATTCGCGAGGATTGTTGGAGCGAGGACGCTACTTCCACTCTCATCGACGCTTGGGGTCGCCGTTTTCTCGAGCTTAATCGTGGAAATCTCCGTCAGAAGGACTGGCAAGACGTTGCCGATTCTGTTAACTCTCTCCATGGTCTTACCAAGAAGACCCATCGCACCGATGTTCAGTGTAAGAACCGGATCGATACCGTTAAGAAGAAGTACAAGACCGAGAGGGCTAGGGTTTCTGCTTCCCATGGAAATTTCGTTTCCTCTTGGCCTTTTTATGCTCGTCTTGATGAACTCATTGGCCCTACTGTTTCCATGAAGAAACCCTCTTCTCCTCCTTTGGCTCTTCCTTTGCCCTTCCGTAAGACGCCTCCTCCTTCCGCTGCTGCTTCTTCTGCTGTTGTCGCTGTCTCTCAGAAGCGGTCTGCTGCTGCGATGGATCATGTGTCATTTCGGAGGAATTACTCGGCTATGGCGGCTGCTGCTGCTGCGGTTGCATTGtcggaggaggaggaggatgaagaggaggaggaggaggaggaggagagagTGAGCGACGATGAAGAGGCGGAAGGGGAGGGTATGAGTAGGTTGGCAAGAGCGATTAAAAGGTTTGGGGAGGTGTATGAAAGAGTGGAGGCTGAGAAAGTGCGACAAATGGTGGAATTGGAGAAGCAGAGGATGCAATTTGCTAAGGATTTGGAGCTGCAGCGGATGCATATGTTCATGGAAACCCAGGTTCAGCTCGAGAGGATTAAGCGAGGGAAGAAATCAACTCCCAGTG ATATGTAG
- the LOC103503180 gene encoding protein LIGHT-DEPENDENT SHORT HYPOCOTYLS 10-like: protein MSTEARKDPTEAGSSSRTTTTTTTAALSRYESQKRRDWNTFGQYLKNQTPPVSLSQCNCNHVLEFLRYLDQFGKTKVHLHGCVFFGQPDPPAPCTCPLRQAWGSLDALIGRLRAAYEEHGGSPETNPFGNGAIRVYLREVKECQAKARGIPYKKKKRKRTQLKSNDDDINNNNNNNKQPIKHLP, encoded by the coding sequence ATGTCAACCGAAGCTAGAAAAGATCCGACTGAAGCCGGGTCATCGTCGAgaacgacgacgacgacgacgacggcGGCGTTGAGTCGGTACGAGTCACAAAAACGACGTGATTGGAACACGTTCGGACAGTATCTGAAAAATCAAACGCCGCCGGTTTCACTGTCGCAGTGTAACTGCAACCACGTGCTGGAATTCTTGAGGTACTTGGATCAGTTCGGAAAGACTAAGGTTCATTTACATGGGTGTGTTTTCTTCGGGCAGCCTGACCCACCTGCCCCTTGTACCTGCCCACTCCGTCAAGCATGGGGAAGTCTCGACGCGCTGATCGGACGTCTTCGAGCGGCGTACGAAGAACACGGCGGATCGCCTGAAACAAATCCTTTCGGAAATGGAGCCATTCGTGTTTATTTAAGGGAAGTTAAGGAGTGTCAAGCTAAAGCAAGAGGAATTCCGtacaagaaaaagaagagaaaaagaactCAATTGAAATCCAACGATGATGAtatcaacaacaacaacaacaacaacaaacaaCCCATCAAGCATCTCCCTTGA